The bacterium genome includes a window with the following:
- the kdsA gene encoding 3-deoxy-8-phosphooctulonate synthase — MRTIKIDSFEIGGGNPLALIAGPCVIEEESLVLSTAEKIKKIASKYDMPLIFKSSFLKDNRSSTDSYQGPGLDKGLKILDKVKREVGIPVLSDVHQESQVKPAAEVLDVIQIPAYLSMQTSLSVAAAKTGKVINVKKGQFLHPEDMKNIIGKIEGEGNSNIMLTERGACFGYRNLVVDMRSFQIMRSFGYPVVFDPTHSIRIYGISSADARGGAPQFVPGLSRAAVAAGIDVIFIETHPDCKNALCDAASMWPLNLLDHLLSQIVEIDKVRRSQQEIFLKI, encoded by the coding sequence ATGAGAACTATTAAAATTGATTCATTTGAAATAGGAGGCGGAAATCCCCTTGCATTAATTGCAGGGCCTTGTGTAATAGAAGAGGAAAGCCTTGTGTTATCCACTGCGGAAAAGATAAAGAAAATTGCATCAAAGTATGATATGCCGCTGATTTTCAAATCATCTTTTCTTAAGGATAACAGATCTTCAACTGATAGTTATCAGGGCCCGGGGCTTGATAAGGGGTTGAAAATACTTGATAAGGTAAAGAGAGAGGTAGGCATTCCTGTTCTTTCAGATGTACATCAGGAGAGTCAGGTAAAGCCTGCAGCTGAGGTTCTGGATGTAATTCAGATACCGGCTTATCTTTCAATGCAGACAAGTTTGAGTGTCGCAGCAGCAAAAACAGGTAAGGTGATTAATGTTAAAAAGGGACAGTTCCTCCATCCTGAAGATATGAAAAATATAATCGGTAAGATTGAAGGAGAAGGAAACAGCAACATTATGCTGACTGAAAGAGGCGCGTGCTTCGGCTACAGGAATTTAGTTGTTGATATGCGCTCTTTTCAGATAATGCGCAGCTTCGGCTATCCGGTTGTATTTGATCCCACACATTCAATACGTATTTACGGAATATCAAGTGCGGATGCAAGAGGAGGAGCCCCGCAGTTTGTGCCAGGCCTGTCCAGGGCTGCTGTAGCAGCAGGTATTGATGTGATTTTTATTGAAACTCATCCTGACTGTAAAAATGCCTTGTGTGATGCTGCAAGTATGTGGCCCCTCAATCTTCTGGATCATCTGCTGTCTCAGATTGTTGAAATTGACAAGGTGAGGCGGAGCCAGCAGGAAATATTTCTTAAAATATAA
- a CDS encoding CTP synthase, protein MSNKTVKTIFITGGVVSSLGKGIASSSLGLLLKQRGLRVTILKLDPYLNVDPGTLSPYQHGEVFVTEDGAETDLDLGHYERFLDINLSQNNNSTTGRIYHNVIERERKGEYLGKTVQVVPHITDEIRKAIDRAASSVEDLDVLIVELGGTVGDIEGLHFLEAIRQYKLDKGRDNVINLHLTLVPYIKTSGEIKTKPTQHSVQKLREIGIQPDIILCRTERALPDEARRKIGLFCNVSSEAVIEARDAESIYEVPVLFEEEGLAKQVIDLLKLNQKEVDLKELKDLIFHIKHPEKKVRIAVTGKYVELRDAYKSIIESFIHAGVANKAVVELLWVDSEEVEHGKAEDLLKDVSGLLVPGGFGDRGIEGKISAIKYARENDLPFFGICLGLQCAVIEFARSVCGLEHANSREFNPNCDEFVIDFMEEQVGVTRKGGTMRLGAYPCVLKEGTLARSIYQVPQISERHRHRFEVNNNYRDCLEKHGMVISGTSPDNMLVEMVELPSKRWFLAGQFHPEFKTRALRAHPLFKSFVKAALDYQEETK, encoded by the coding sequence TTGTCCAATAAAACAGTAAAGACGATATTTATTACAGGTGGAGTAGTTTCATCTCTCGGAAAAGGGATTGCTTCATCATCACTCGGGCTGCTTCTTAAACAGCGGGGGCTTCGGGTTACAATTCTTAAGCTGGATCCTTACCTTAATGTTGATCCTGGAACGCTAAGCCCGTACCAGCACGGAGAGGTTTTTGTAACTGAGGACGGAGCTGAAACTGATCTTGATTTGGGGCATTACGAACGTTTCCTTGATATTAACCTGAGTCAGAACAACAATTCCACAACAGGCAGGATTTACCATAATGTTATAGAAAGAGAGCGCAAAGGCGAATATCTTGGGAAAACTGTTCAGGTAGTTCCTCACATTACAGATGAAATAAGAAAAGCAATAGACAGAGCTGCATCTTCTGTTGAGGATTTGGATGTCCTGATTGTAGAATTGGGAGGTACGGTAGGTGATATTGAAGGGCTTCATTTTCTTGAAGCAATCAGACAGTATAAACTTGACAAGGGCAGAGATAATGTAATTAACTTACATCTGACTCTTGTCCCATACATAAAAACAAGCGGTGAGATTAAAACAAAACCTACTCAGCACAGTGTTCAGAAGCTGAGAGAGATTGGTATCCAGCCGGATATAATCCTTTGCAGAACAGAGCGTGCTTTGCCGGATGAAGCAAGGCGCAAAATAGGGCTTTTCTGCAATGTTAGTAGCGAGGCTGTTATAGAAGCAAGGGATGCCGAATCTATTTACGAAGTTCCTGTTCTTTTTGAAGAGGAGGGGTTGGCAAAACAGGTTATTGACCTTCTGAAACTTAATCAAAAGGAAGTTGACCTTAAAGAGCTTAAAGACCTGATTTTTCATATCAAGCATCCTGAAAAAAAAGTAAGAATAGCTGTTACCGGAAAATATGTTGAATTGAGAGATGCATATAAAAGTATAATTGAATCCTTTATTCACGCAGGCGTGGCAAATAAGGCGGTTGTGGAACTTTTATGGGTGGATTCGGAAGAAGTTGAACACGGCAAAGCGGAAGATTTACTGAAAGATGTATCAGGTCTGTTAGTTCCCGGAGGCTTTGGAGACAGAGGGATTGAAGGGAAGATAAGTGCAATCAAGTATGCAAGAGAGAATGATCTCCCTTTCTTCGGAATTTGTCTCGGCCTTCAATGTGCTGTTATTGAATTCGCGAGGTCAGTTTGCGGGCTTGAGCATGCAAACAGCCGGGAGTTTAATCCGAATTGTGATGAATTTGTTATAGATTTTATGGAAGAGCAGGTCGGAGTTACACGCAAGGGCGGAACAATGCGGCTTGGCGCGTATCCGTGCGTATTAAAAGAGGGTACACTTGCCCGCTCAATTTATCAGGTACCGCAGATAAGCGAGCGTCACAGGCATAGATTTGAAGTTAACAATAATTATAGAGACTGTCTTGAAAAACATGGGATGGTAATAAGCGGAACCTCACCTGATAACATGCTTGTTGAGATGGTTGAACTGCCTTCAAAACGGTGGTTTCTTGCAGGACAGTTTCATCCGGAGTTTAAAACCAGGGCATTAAGAGCGCATCCGCTTTTTAAATCTTTTGTAAAAGCGGCTCTTGATTATCAGGAAGAGACAAAGTAA
- a CDS encoding KpsF/GutQ family sugar-phosphate isomerase, with protein sequence MTIIETGKNVVRIEADAVKGLINSIDENFRKAVEILLNCKGRVIITGIGKSGIIANKIASTMTSTGTVAFFLHPAEGVHGDLGAVLKGDVVICISKSGNTEEIMRIMPMFKRQGVPIITLTGNMNSEIARRSDIVLNVSVKEEACPFDLVPSASTTATLVMGDALALALFQERGFSVEDFAMYHPGGNIGKNLLLRVDDVMRTGNDIPFVAEEDTLTHVILTITSKRLGAACVINKENNLCGIITDGDLRRLIEQNHDIWHLKAKDIMSRNPICISSGVLAAKALNVLEGNSINVLIVTDGDDNPVGMVHIHDLLKAGLA encoded by the coding sequence GTGACGATTATTGAGACCGGGAAAAATGTCGTAAGAATCGAAGCTGATGCAGTAAAGGGCCTGATTAACAGTATTGATGAGAATTTCCGGAAAGCGGTGGAAATCCTCTTAAACTGCAAAGGCCGTGTGATAATTACAGGTATCGGCAAGTCTGGAATCATTGCAAACAAGATTGCATCCACTATGACCAGTACAGGCACAGTTGCATTTTTTCTTCACCCTGCCGAGGGAGTACATGGTGATCTTGGTGCGGTTCTTAAAGGTGATGTAGTGATATGTATATCAAAAAGCGGTAATACAGAAGAGATTATGCGGATTATGCCTATGTTCAAGCGCCAGGGCGTGCCGATTATTACTCTTACAGGCAACATGAATTCCGAGATAGCAAGACGAAGCGATATTGTCCTTAATGTCAGCGTAAAAGAGGAAGCCTGCCCCTTTGACCTTGTACCTTCTGCAAGTACTACAGCCACTCTCGTAATGGGAGATGCCCTTGCTCTTGCCCTTTTTCAGGAACGCGGGTTCAGTGTGGAAGATTTTGCCATGTATCACCCGGGCGGGAATATAGGTAAGAATCTTCTTCTGAGGGTTGATGATGTAATGCGTACCGGCAATGATATCCCTTTTGTAGCTGAAGAAGATACACTGACACATGTCATTCTTACTATTACATCAAAGCGCCTGGGCGCTGCCTGTGTGATTAATAAAGAAAATAATTTATGCGGGATTATTACTGACGGGGATTTAAGGCGGCTAATTGAACAGAATCATGATATCTGGCATCTCAAGGCAAAGGATATTATGAGCAGGAATCCCATCTGTATATCTTCAGGTGTACTTGCTGCAAAAGCTCTTAATGTGCTGGAAGGCAATTCAATAAATGTACTGATTGTTACAGATGGAGATGATAATCCGGTCGGCATGGTCCACATTCATGATTTATTGAAAGCGGGATTAGCTTAG
- the rpoN gene encoding RNA polymerase factor sigma-54 yields MIQMSQRLYLQQKQSPQQVLLSSLLQLPVLRLEQRITQELELNPLLEEDLDIEEIVDMNEDTEEKEDSEEEEPEEEEIDWDEILNDEDNYEIKSPRERPDEEQNRIEPSPVTFMDYLMDQLYLAPLDDKGKEIGKYILWCLDDDGYLVCDIEAIAENFEITPDKVEKVLSVIQKFDPPGIAARNLQECLLIQLREKKDADELAIKMVAEYFEDFTNKRFEKISKKLEIPLNEVKRIMDFVAKLNPKPGYRYISESESYIIPDVIVKKEDGKFTISLNDYNIPRLRINNTYKNLLRDKKNVSKDTRDYIRQKLESARWLINSIYQRRSTILRVMESILNHQRAFFDKGKEYLRPMILKDIAEEVGLDISTVSRVTSGKYVQTDFGIFELKYFFSERLETDSGESVSNKLIKSRIKEIIEKENPKKPFNDQKISEMLKEDGYRVARRTVAKYREQMMIPVARLRRKI; encoded by the coding sequence ATGATTCAAATGAGCCAACGGCTCTATTTACAGCAGAAACAGAGCCCTCAACAAGTTTTATTGTCATCCCTTTTACAGCTTCCTGTTCTAAGGCTTGAGCAGCGTATTACACAGGAGCTTGAGCTGAATCCTCTGTTGGAAGAAGATCTTGATATTGAAGAAATTGTTGATATGAATGAGGATACTGAAGAAAAGGAAGATTCAGAAGAAGAGGAACCCGAAGAAGAGGAAATTGACTGGGATGAGATACTTAATGATGAAGATAACTATGAAATCAAGTCTCCGAGAGAACGCCCGGATGAAGAACAGAACAGAATAGAGCCCTCTCCGGTTACTTTTATGGATTATCTTATGGACCAGCTCTATCTTGCGCCTCTTGACGATAAAGGCAAAGAGATAGGAAAATACATACTCTGGTGCCTTGATGATGACGGTTATCTTGTATGCGATATTGAAGCAATAGCCGAAAATTTTGAAATAACTCCGGACAAGGTTGAAAAAGTCCTTAGCGTTATTCAAAAATTTGATCCTCCGGGAATTGCTGCACGAAATCTTCAGGAGTGTCTGCTGATTCAGCTCAGGGAAAAGAAGGATGCAGATGAACTTGCAATAAAGATGGTTGCTGAATATTTTGAAGATTTTACGAATAAAAGATTTGAAAAGATTTCCAAAAAACTTGAAATTCCTTTAAATGAAGTTAAAAGGATAATGGATTTTGTCGCCAAATTAAACCCCAAACCAGGGTATAGATATATTTCTGAATCTGAAAGTTATATAATACCTGACGTTATAGTTAAGAAAGAAGACGGTAAATTTACAATTTCATTAAATGATTATAATATTCCACGGCTCAGGATAAATAATACTTACAAAAATCTGCTGAGGGATAAAAAGAATGTAAGCAAAGATACGCGTGATTATATACGCCAGAAACTGGAGTCTGCAAGATGGCTGATTAATTCGATTTATCAGCGGCGTTCTACAATCCTGCGTGTCATGGAATCAATCCTTAATCATCAGAGAGCGTTTTTTGATAAGGGCAAAGAATATCTGCGGCCAATGATTCTTAAGGACATTGCAGAGGAAGTAGGTCTTGATATTTCAACTGTCAGCAGGGTTACGAGCGGTAAGTATGTACAGACGGATTTTGGTATCTTTGAACTGAAATATTTTTTCAGTGAACGCCTTGAGACCGATTCAGGTGAAAGTGTATCAAATAAACTTATAAAGTCGAGAATTAAGGAGATAATTGAAAAAGAAAATCCTAAAAAACCTTTTAATGACCAAAAAATATCAGAGATGTTAAAAGAAGACGGATACAGAGTAGCACGGAGAACAGTTGCTAAATACAGAGAGCAGATGATGATACCTGTTGCCCGGTTGAGAAGAAAAATTTAA
- the lptB gene encoding LPS export ABC transporter ATP-binding protein translates to MRTENIVKIYRGKRVVNRVSIEVNPNEIVGLLGPNGAGKTTTFYMITGMIRPNEGRVFYKGMDITNLPMYKRARMGIGYLPQEASVFRKLTVEENIMAVLETLKIDKEERAERLRQLLEDLSITHIASQKAYTLSGGERRRVEIARALVTRPDYMLLDEPFAGIDPIAIEDIKNIVIHLKDKGIGVLITDHNVYETLSITDRSYLLYEGRILKAGSSESLAEDDEARRIYLGKEFKLNR, encoded by the coding sequence ATACGGACTGAAAATATCGTAAAGATTTACAGAGGGAAGCGTGTTGTAAACCGGGTGTCCATTGAAGTAAATCCAAACGAGATTGTCGGCCTTCTTGGCCCGAACGGAGCAGGTAAAACAACAACGTTCTACATGATAACAGGTATGATTCGTCCCAACGAGGGCAGGGTATTTTATAAAGGCATGGATATAACAAATCTGCCAATGTACAAGAGAGCGAGAATGGGCATTGGCTATCTGCCCCAGGAAGCATCGGTTTTTCGGAAACTGACAGTTGAAGAGAATATTATGGCTGTTCTTGAGACTTTAAAAATAGATAAAGAAGAACGGGCAGAAAGGCTCAGGCAGCTTCTTGAGGATCTTTCCATAACACACATTGCATCGCAAAAAGCCTATACCCTGTCAGGTGGAGAAAGACGCAGGGTTGAAATTGCAAGGGCACTGGTGACAAGGCCTGATTATATGCTTCTTGATGAACCATTTGCCGGTATTGATCCAATTGCAATTGAAGATATTAAAAATATTGTAATACACTTAAAAGATAAAGGTATTGGCGTCTTAATAACGGATCATAATGTTTATGAAACTCTTTCAATAACAGACAGGTCATACCTCCTTTACGAAGGCAGGATCCTGAAAGCCGGATCTTCCGAATCACTTGCTGAGGATGATGAAGCAAGAAGGATATACCTTGGGAAAGAATTTAAACTGAACAGGTAA
- a CDS encoding HAD-IIIA family hydrolase translates to MDVDGVLTDGGIILGSGGNEYKSFNVQDGMGITLARMAGLKTAIITGRSSDSVTKRAGELKFDALFQGAKRKRDAFRKMKQQFGVSSEEVCYIGDDLLDLEVIRLAGVGVAVADARDYVKREADFVTKASGGRGAIREVVEKILKIQKKWQRTSSGF, encoded by the coding sequence ATGGATGTTGACGGAGTACTGACTGACGGCGGTATAATTCTGGGCAGTGGCGGAAATGAGTACAAAAGCTTTAATGTCCAGGACGGGATGGGAATTACTCTTGCCCGAATGGCCGGGCTTAAAACCGCTATAATAACCGGAAGGTCATCTGATTCAGTTACGAAGCGAGCAGGAGAACTGAAATTTGACGCTTTGTTCCAGGGTGCAAAGAGAAAGAGAGACGCATTCCGGAAAATGAAGCAGCAGTTCGGTGTTTCATCTGAAGAGGTCTGCTATATAGGCGATGACCTCCTGGATTTGGAAGTAATCAGGCTTGCAGGTGTGGGAGTTGCAGTTGCAGATGCAAGAGACTATGTTAAGAGAGAAGCCGATTTTGTAACAAAGGCTTCAGGAGGAAGAGGAGCGATAAGAGAAGTTGTCGAGAAAATTTTAAAAATTCAGAAAAAATGGCAGCGTACATCTTCCGGGTTTTAA
- the kdsB gene encoding 3-deoxy-manno-octulosonate cytidylyltransferase, which translates to MNKKPEIAGIIPARYGSTRLQGKPLVDIGGKPMIVRVLDQVRKSKYLSRVIVATDDERIIAAVEQAGGEAVMTPSDLPSGTDRAAYIAREREADIFVNIQGDEPFISPADIDRVAMILVNDSDADMGTLVKRIQLSSELNDTNTVKVITDKNSRALYFSRSPIPFYRDCRDVSKQIKEYKYLKHIGIYSYRREFLIRLSEIGPSSLEMTEKLEQLRVLENGFTIKVAETNNEPLSVDTPEDLSRAREYLDVN; encoded by the coding sequence ATGAATAAAAAACCTGAAATTGCAGGCATAATACCAGCACGATATGGTTCCACGAGGCTTCAGGGCAAACCTCTAGTTGATATAGGCGGTAAGCCAATGATAGTCAGGGTGCTGGATCAGGTAAGGAAATCAAAGTACCTGTCTCGGGTTATTGTTGCTACTGATGATGAGCGGATTATTGCTGCTGTTGAGCAGGCAGGAGGCGAAGCAGTTATGACGCCTTCGGATCTTCCGTCGGGAACTGACAGAGCAGCATATATTGCGCGTGAAAGAGAAGCGGATATTTTTGTAAACATACAGGGTGATGAACCGTTTATTTCCCCTGCTGATATTGACCGGGTCGCTATGATTCTAGTTAATGATTCAGATGCTGATATGGGTACACTTGTAAAAAGAATTCAATTAAGTTCAGAGCTGAATGACACTAATACAGTCAAAGTAATTACAGACAAGAACAGCAGGGCGCTTTATTTTTCCAGAAGCCCCATACCATTCTACAGGGACTGCCGGGATGTATCGAAACAGATTAAAGAATATAAGTATTTAAAACATATAGGAATATATAGCTATCGCAGAGAATTTTTAATCAGATTGAGTGAGATCGGACCTTCTTCATTGGAAATGACTGAAAAGCTTGAGCAGTTAAGGGTTCTGGAGAACGGTTTTACAATAAAAGTTGCAGAAACAAACAATGAACCCTTAAGTGTGGATACTCCTGAAGATCTCAGCAGGGCCCGAGAATATCTGGATGTGAATTAA
- the lptC gene encoding LPS export ABC transporter periplasmic protein LptC, translating into MRSVRQKFSQAVIFILLTVLSAVVSVGCSKKSESDVSTISEKRIPVQEGWNSRLYVTREGNRQAVVWYGHMVKYDSTAYVDFDRKIKVDFYNRDGSHVSRLSSAGGRYNEDTEDVMAIGSVIVKSDSGITLYTERLRWDNRKGKIISDTLVMITTPQADTIWGVGFESNADLSRRVITKPWGVGNRRVDLSRVEKEFAKPENADTSAGVLKREQSE; encoded by the coding sequence ATGAGGAGTGTCAGACAAAAATTTTCGCAAGCAGTCATTTTTATTCTGCTTACTGTACTATCTGCTGTGGTTTCAGTAGGATGCAGTAAAAAGAGCGAATCTGATGTCTCGACCATTTCAGAAAAAAGAATTCCTGTTCAGGAAGGGTGGAATTCACGGCTCTATGTTACAAGGGAGGGAAACAGGCAGGCTGTTGTCTGGTACGGTCATATGGTTAAGTATGATTCCACTGCATATGTGGATTTTGACAGGAAAATCAAAGTGGATTTTTATAACAGGGACGGCAGCCATGTATCCCGCTTGTCCTCTGCAGGAGGAAGATATAACGAAGATACTGAGGATGTTATGGCTATCGGCAGTGTTATTGTAAAATCAGACAGCGGGATTACTCTTTATACCGAGAGGCTTAGGTGGGATAACAGAAAAGGAAAGATAATTTCCGATACACTTGTTATGATAACAACTCCTCAGGCAGACACAATATGGGGTGTGGGATTTGAATCGAATGCGGATTTGAGCAGAAGAGTAATTACAAAACCGTGGGGTGTGGGCAACAGGCGTGTGGATTTAAGCAGGGTTGAAAAAGAGTTTGCCAAACCTGAAAATGCAGATACTTCAGCCGGTGTTTTAAAACGGGAACAATCGGAATGA
- the fsa gene encoding fructose-6-phosphate aldolase gives MKIFVDSADIDQIKEAKALGLADGVTTNPTLIMKSGRGLEEAIRDIVKIVEGPVLAEVISRDREGIVKEGREFAGWGENVVVKIPITTQGLEAVRILSGEGIKTAFTLIFSATQAILAAKAGADYICPFVGRIDDMSSSGMDLISEIVEIYSNYLDISTEVIVASVRSPNHVVESGLLGAYGVTVPLKVIKQMAEHPLTDIGIKRFLDDWEKAKADLK, from the coding sequence ATGAAGATTTTTGTTGATTCTGCAGATATAGATCAGATAAAAGAGGCAAAGGCTCTTGGATTGGCTGACGGAGTTACTACTAACCCTACTTTAATTATGAAATCCGGAAGAGGGCTGGAAGAGGCAATACGGGATATCGTAAAAATTGTAGAGGGGCCTGTTCTTGCGGAAGTTATTAGTCGGGACAGAGAGGGCATTGTCAAAGAGGGAAGAGAGTTTGCAGGCTGGGGAGAAAATGTGGTAGTAAAGATTCCAATAACCACACAGGGACTGGAAGCAGTAAGAATATTAAGTGGGGAAGGAATTAAAACAGCTTTTACACTTATTTTTTCAGCAACCCAGGCAATCCTTGCTGCAAAAGCAGGAGCAGACTATATCTGCCCCTTTGTTGGAAGAATTGATGATATGTCAAGCAGCGGTATGGATCTGATAAGTGAGATTGTTGAGATATACTCAAATTATCTTGATATTTCTACAGAGGTTATTGTGGCAAGTGTGCGCAGCCCAAACCATGTTGTTGAGAGCGGGCTCCTCGGGGCATACGGAGTTACAGTCCCTCTTAAAGTTATAAAACAGATGGCAGAACATCCTCTTACTGATATCGGAATAAAACGATTTCTTGATGATTGGGAAAAAGCAAAGGCGGACTTGAAGTGA